A single region of the Coleofasciculus chthonoplastes PCC 7420 genome encodes:
- a CDS encoding hybrid sensor histidine kinase/response regulator → MISEQYLSEIDTATMARILVVEDERIIALNLKENLEALGYGVVGIAASGKKAVTKAGELHPDLVLMDIWLQGDMDGIWTAQQIWNKWQIPVIYLTGHSDKITLKRAKVTAPFGYILKPVNEQQLSVAIEVALQRYKRDQFLSAVLWGIDDGVIVVDQDCRIQCMNQVAELLTEWQFTDAKNRELKDVFQIIDVQTQQPVNNSVTLAFKEDRLVDRTDDHVLITKTGQQIVIADSAAPIRDNQGDLAGVVLVFQDMRDRKQAEAALRQQLAQEQQLNQFQQQFIHTVSHEYRTPLSIIQASTFLIETDSSSVRSENKRVNCQRIKQAVKYMVGLLEDVLTFGQAEAGQLLLDPMPLDVNLFCQQLIDEYQLIASDQAKITWSSCGTSQTAYLDQKILQLIVRNLLTNALKYSPENSSVYLTLTCEDDRLTVEVKDNGIGIPPEDQPCIFEPFRRASNTGTVRGSGMGLAIVKKAVDLHGGTLSVESVLGIGTRFTVVLPFPE, encoded by the coding sequence ATGATCAGTGAACAATATTTATCGGAAATTGACACAGCAACAATGGCTCGAATTCTGGTTGTGGAAGATGAGAGAATTATTGCTCTGAACCTAAAGGAAAATTTAGAAGCTTTGGGTTACGGTGTCGTTGGAATTGCCGCCTCTGGGAAAAAAGCTGTCACCAAAGCCGGGGAACTTCATCCCGATTTAGTGCTGATGGATATCTGGTTACAGGGGGACATGGATGGAATTTGGACGGCGCAACAAATTTGGAATAAGTGGCAAATTCCGGTAATTTATTTAACCGGACATTCCGATAAAATTACCTTAAAACGGGCAAAGGTAACGGCACCCTTTGGCTATATCCTCAAACCCGTGAATGAACAGCAATTATCCGTAGCCATTGAAGTTGCCTTGCAGCGCTATAAACGGGACCAATTTTTGAGTGCAGTGCTGTGGGGAATTGACGATGGCGTAATTGTAGTCGATCAAGATTGTCGGATTCAGTGTATGAATCAGGTGGCGGAATTACTAACCGAATGGCAATTTACCGATGCGAAGAATCGGGAGTTGAAGGATGTCTTTCAAATCATTGATGTGCAAACCCAGCAGCCTGTGAATAACTCAGTGACGTTGGCATTCAAAGAAGATAGACTGGTTGATCGTACCGATGATCATGTCCTAATTACCAAGACAGGTCAACAAATCGTGATCGCAGACAGTGCTGCACCGATTCGGGATAACCAGGGGGATCTAGCGGGGGTAGTGTTGGTATTCCAAGATATGCGCGATCGCAAACAAGCTGAAGCCGCGCTACGCCAGCAGTTAGCTCAGGAACAACAACTTAACCAGTTCCAACAGCAATTTATTCACACGGTTTCCCATGAATACCGCACCCCGCTTTCGATTATTCAAGCCTCAACCTTCCTGATCGAAACCGATAGTTCATCGGTTCGCTCAGAGAATAAGCGAGTCAATTGCCAGCGAATTAAACAGGCGGTAAAATATATGGTAGGATTGCTGGAAGATGTATTAACCTTTGGGCAAGCCGAAGCGGGTCAACTGCTCCTTGATCCGATGCCTTTAGATGTAAACCTTTTCTGTCAACAACTCATCGACGAATACCAACTTATTGCCAGTGATCAAGCTAAAATAACCTGGAGCAGTTGCGGCACAAGTCAAACCGCTTATCTGGATCAAAAAATCCTGCAACTGATTGTGAGAAATTTACTCACCAACGCTTTGAAATATTCTCCAGAAAACAGTTCTGTTTATCTAACCCTAACCTGTGAAGATGATCGGCTGACAGTCGAGGTAAAAGATAACGGAATTGGCATTCCACCAGAGGATCAACCTTGTATCTTTGAGCCATTCCGCCGCGCCAGTAATACAGGGACAGTTCGAGGTTCAGGGATGGGGTTAGCCATCGTCAAGAAAGCCGTTGATTTACATGGGGGAACATTGTCAGTGGAAAGTGTTTTGGGTATTGGTACAAGGTTTACAGTGGTTTTACCCTTCCCCGAATAA
- a CDS encoding hybrid sensor histidine kinase/response regulator, with amino-acid sequence MMFSKPPPNLKETKKILVVEDERIIAINLKESLESLGYTVPAIAASGEQAIAKATEFRPNLVLMDIWLKGNIDGIEAAQQIWECLKIPTIYVTGHSDQSTVERVKITAPFGYILKPVKEQALYVAIETALKRYEREQLISAILRGIGDGVIVTDKEGQVKFLNQVAESLTGWQLAEAKDQKFTEVFNIVDEQTRQPVEDVLKNVLEQDTIIYLEKQILLLPKQGKPIPIADSLALIKNNDGAIEGMVLVFRDATRQRLAQEQNRAMERARQLEYDIAELQCLDLFHDESLSKTSLELPTSPAKIKLAVRILETILDQQSLLSSQIRSNSTVIARYWGIVQEQCNQKLKLVNDLLDIGAIETEVHPLQLTLIQFPDWMPELIKPFEAWAQFQQQRLHIDIDPNLPPLVSDRLSLTRMLTELLNNAFKYTPAGEDIGVTVGALGDGNVETRHGASLRSGDGFWTKNFTVEIQVSNSGVEIPLDEREKIFEPFYRIPSSYSWKQEGTGLGLTVTKMLVHRLQGEIDVTSDRDGTIFTIFIPSLQSQEMEVEHDHDQ; translated from the coding sequence ATGATGTTTTCAAAACCACCTCCGAACTTAAAAGAAACCAAAAAAATTCTCGTCGTTGAAGATGAGAGAATTATCGCGATTAATCTGAAAGAAAGCTTAGAATCCCTCGGCTATACCGTACCTGCAATCGCAGCGTCGGGAGAACAAGCGATTGCAAAAGCCACTGAGTTCCGTCCCAATTTAGTGTTGATGGATATCTGGCTCAAAGGCAATATTGATGGGATTGAAGCCGCGCAGCAAATCTGGGAGTGCCTGAAAATTCCCACAATTTATGTCACCGGACATTCGGATCAAAGTACGGTAGAACGGGTAAAAATTACGGCTCCCTTTGGCTACATCCTCAAACCCGTTAAAGAACAGGCTCTTTACGTAGCAATTGAAACGGCACTCAAGCGATATGAACGAGAACAATTAATTAGCGCCATTCTCAGAGGGATTGGAGATGGAGTAATTGTTACCGATAAAGAGGGTCAGGTTAAGTTTCTGAATCAGGTGGCGGAATCCTTAACGGGTTGGCAATTGGCTGAAGCCAAAGACCAGAAATTCACCGAAGTCTTTAATATTGTCGATGAACAAACTCGACAGCCTGTTGAGGATGTCCTGAAAAATGTTCTAGAACAAGATACGATTATTTATTTAGAAAAGCAGATTTTATTGCTCCCCAAGCAAGGAAAGCCAATCCCTATTGCCGATAGCCTGGCTCTGATTAAAAATAACGATGGTGCGATCGAGGGTATGGTTTTGGTGTTTCGAGATGCGACACGACAACGTTTAGCCCAAGAACAGAATCGCGCCATGGAACGCGCCCGACAATTAGAGTATGATATTGCTGAACTGCAATGTCTAGATCTGTTCCACGATGAGAGTTTAAGTAAAACGTCATTAGAATTGCCCACGTCTCCGGCAAAGATTAAATTGGCAGTTCGGATTCTGGAAACCATTTTAGATCAACAGAGTTTATTAAGTTCACAAATCCGTTCTAATTCCACAGTGATTGCTCGTTATTGGGGGATTGTCCAGGAGCAGTGTAATCAGAAACTGAAGCTGGTTAACGATTTGCTGGATATCGGTGCGATTGAAACAGAAGTTCATCCCTTACAATTAACATTGATTCAATTCCCCGATTGGATGCCTGAGTTGATTAAACCCTTTGAAGCCTGGGCGCAGTTTCAGCAGCAACGGTTGCATATTGATATTGATCCGAATTTACCCCCCCTGGTTTCAGATCGGTTGAGTTTGACTCGGATGTTGACAGAATTACTAAATAATGCATTTAAATACACGCCAGCCGGGGAGGATATTGGGGTAACAGTGGGGGCTTTGGGAGATGGTAATGTAGAGACGCGCCATGGCGCGTCTCTAAGGTCGGGAGACGGGTTTTGGACTAAAAATTTTACTGTCGAGATTCAGGTGAGTAATTCTGGGGTAGAAATTCCCCTGGATGAACGAGAGAAAATTTTTGAGCCATTCTATCGCATTCCGAGTTCCTATTCCTGGAAACAAGAAGGAACTGGTTTAGGATTAACCGTGACGAAAATGTTAGTGCATCGACTCCAGGGCGAGATTGATGTCACGAGCGATCGCGACGGGACAATCTTCACAATTTTTATACCCAGTTTACAATCCCAAGAGATGGAAGTGGAGCATGATCATGATCAGTGA